Proteins encoded within one genomic window of Brassica rapa cultivar Chiifu-401-42 chromosome A09, CAAS_Brap_v3.01, whole genome shotgun sequence:
- the LOC103843252 gene encoding F-box protein At1g11270-like yields MLKRKHGSILKRHGSDKRRRGSSSSVELELLPHDVIELILERLPVESLRRFRSVSKKWISTIDSPRFQSRQLNLRRQSRGHDLLFVAYYEDPPDDVAQHALGSSSSCIYRTVKFPFPNVLLCYGSCDGLVCFFCIHTPNVVVNPATRWHRSFPFSSLQCLIIDKGPPFASGDLTYELGFGKDKLSGTYKPVWLYNSSEFGLDNVTTCEVFDFSTHSWRNLVASSPYPILRFQKPVYFDGSLYWLTDCVETKVLSFDLHTETFQVICKTPFADAPRPSNVVLFILDDCLCASEKTWPTQVIWSLDSSSKTWKQMCSIDLTNTFPLFDRCGLMPLPVAILEKNKLYLHGRNYLEPLMLHDLNTKSFEVVSTPTTPGDCIYYFESLFSV; encoded by the coding sequence ATGTTGAAAAGAAAACATGGCTCAATTTTGAAAAGACATGGCTCTGATAAGAGAAGACGTGGCTCCAGCTCGAGTGTGGAATTGGAACTGCTACCACACGATGTGATAGAGCTCATACTCGAGAGACTTCCCGTGGAATCTCTGCGGAGATTCAGGTCTGTGTCCAAGAAGTGGATATCCACAATCGATTCCCCTCGTTTCCAGTCAAGGCAGCTGAACCTTCGCAGGCAATCACGAGGTCATGATCTCCTTTTCGTAGCCTATTACGAGGATCCTCCTGATGATGTAGCTCAACATGCCTtgggctcttcttcttcttgcataTACCGTACTGTCAAGTTCCCTTTTCCGAACGTCTTGCTTTGCTATGGTAGCTGCGACGGTCTGGTTTGCTTCTTCTGTATTCACACACCCAACGTCGTGGTGAATCCCGCCACTCGATGGCATCGGAGTTTTCCTTTTTCCTCCCTGCAATGCCTTATCATCGACAAAGGACCCCCCTTTGCCAGCGGCGACCTAACTTATGAGCTTGGATTTGGTAAAGACAAGTTGAGTGGTACTTACAAGCCTGTTTGGTTGTATAATTCATCCGAATTTGGACTAGACAATGTTACCACTTGTGAAGTTTTCGACTTTAGCACCCACTCTTGGAGGAACCTTGTCGCTTCTTCTCCTTATCCTATTCTCAGATTCCAGAAGCCAGTCTATTTTGACGGGTCACTCTATTGGCTCACCGACTGTGTAGAAACAAAGGTTTTGTCTTTCGATCTCCACACTGAAACTTTCCAAGTCATCTGTAAAACTCCCTTTGCTGATGCACCTCGCCCAAGTAACGTAGTCTTGTTCATCCTTGATGACTGTTTGTGCGCTTCCGAGAAAACGTGGCCAACGCAAGTCATATGGTCTTTGGATTCTTCTTCAAAGACATGGAAGCAAATGTGTTCTATAGATCTCACCAATACTTTTCCTTTGTTCGACAGATGCGGTCTCATGCCCTTACCCGTAGCAATCCTGGAGAAGAACAAGTTATATCTCCATGGTCGTAACTACTTGGAACCACTCATGCTACATGATCTCAATACCAAATCTTTTGAGGTTGTCTCCACACCTACCACCCCCGGAGATTGTATTTATTATTTCGAAAGTTTGTTCTCTGTTTAA
- the LOC103849378 gene encoding helicase-like transcription factor CHR28 produces the protein MAEIWSFSDNEYLLSVCKDDDRFRSVHILDASIHLGKSMVACREQLRRLQRTDWTEEEDQELLKLCDDHTDLIFIACQIGRTVDSCSARLNHLVKGWKTKEVYTFFGEMRVKIAIICPPQNSAFLHQGTVLDHIRESTQVGIGYNQFGHLYYHIVRISTTELFKETRTQRAMELLLPHCKVVNKGVHSVSFHLKKSRDAILRDQKFKDLKLQVSVSDWNEDLHIQISGEEAAFNQTFWSVFAMLKSWFFRGLESLIVSPAGILENPQNVHTSVKKNVKKAATPKDNSSEPIEEFNLFLQAAMDYQPKSETEPPKGSLSINLLKHQRVALAWMIQKERTCFGGILADDQGLGKTVSILALMMTERKNGVCDQSKGRRAAGTLIICPSSLMRQWAEELLNKISPEAKLSVLIFHGSNRCQDAETLSKYDVVITSYGTNVKSACVFASLAWYRVVLDEAQIIKNHKSNIASACFQLHAKCRWCLSGTPIQNSIDDLYSFFRFIKCQPYSSYSVFCDKIMKVLSTNPTEGYEILQALLKTTLLRRTKGTIMDGEPILSLPPKSTELRKVELSKEEVDFYKALEKETGGFYKEKESAGMVNKDFKEVLARLMRLRQACNHPLLVSSSLPSTSSSAQIAKKLPFGSSKLKATLEILSESLIQKGVKALVFTQWTKMLDLLEDSLKESSFQYRRFDGKMSMEARHKSIEEFKNLPEVNVMIMSLKAACVGLNLVAASLVLIMDPWWNPTTEDQAIDRVHRIGQTRPVRVVRLLVSNSVEDRLLKLQEKKKKMVACAFGKCDQRFSLEDWEHLLVVD, from the exons ATGGCTGAG ATCTGGAGCTTCAGCGACAATGAGTATCTCTTGTCAGTTTGCAAGGATGATGATCGCTTTCGCTCAGTTCATATCCTAGATGCAAGCATACACTTGGGAAAGTCTATGGTAGCCTGCAGAGAACAGTTGAGGAGACTCCAACGCACAGATTGGACTGAAGAAGAAGACCAAGAGCTGTTGAAGCTCTGTGATGACCACACTGATCTAATCTTCATAGCATGTCAGATAGGAAGAACAGTAGACTCATGTTCTGCCAGGCTGAACCATCTGGTGAAAGGTTGGAAGACTAAAGAAGTCTACACCTTCTTTGGCGAGATGAGAGTCAAGATAGCAATCATATGTCCTCCTCAAAACTCTGCTTTTCTCCACCAAGGGACAGTCCTCGATCACATCAGAGAAAGTACACAAGTTGGCATTGGTTACAATCAGTTTGGCCACCTTTACTATCACATCGTTAGGATCTCAACTACCGAG CTTTTTAAAGAGACTCGCACTCAACGAGCCATGGAACTTTTGCTACCCCACTGCAAGGTCGTGAATAAAGGGGTCCATTCAGTGAGTTTCCATCTAAAGAAGTCAAGAGATGCGATTCTACGTGACCAAAAATTCAAGGATCTTAAACTGCAAGTATCTGTATCAGACTGGAACGAAGATCTACACATTCAG ATCTCTGGAGAGGAAGCTGCTTTCAACCAGACCTTTTGGTCTGTGTTTGCCATGCTGAAGAGCTGGTTCTTCAGAGGTTTAGAATCTCTCATTGTCTCACCTGCTGGTATCCTAGAGAACCCTCAAAATGTCCACACATCTGTGAAAAAGAATGTGAAGAAAGCAGCAACTCCTAAAGATAACTCTTCAGAACCAATTGAAGAGTTTAACCTCTTTCTCCAAGCAGCAATGGATTACCAGCCTAAATCTGAAACAGAACCTCCTAAAGGTTCACTCTCCATCAACCTCCTAAAGCATCAG AGAGTTGCATTAGCGTGGATGATACAGAAAGAGAGGACATGCTTTGGAGGGATATTAGCTGATGACCAAGGTCTTGGTAAGACTGTATCCATTCTTGCTCTCATGATGACAGAAAGGAAGAATGGTGTCTGTGATCAATCAAAAGGAAGAAGAGCAGCTGGAACTCTTATCATATGTCCAAGTAGTCTGATGAGGCAGTGGGCTGAAGAACTCCTCAACAAGATCTCTCCTGAAGCCAAACTTTCTGTTCTGATTTTCCATGGGTCTAATAGATGTCAAGATGCGGAGACGCTATCAAAATATGATGTTGTAATAACATCATATGGCACCAATGTGAAAtctgcttgtgtgtttgctagTCTTGCCTGGTATAGAGTTGTGTTGGATGAAGCGCAGATCATCAAGAATCATAAAAGTAACATCGCCTCTGCATGCTTTCAGCTTCACGCCAAGTGTAGATGGTGCCTATCTGGAACTCCCATCCAGAATTCTATCGATGACCTCTACAGCTTCTTTAGGTTCATCAAGTGTCAACCCTATTCTAGTTACTCAGTCTTCTGTGACAAAATTATGAAAGTGCTCTCGACGAACCCAACGGAAGGGTACGAGATACTTCAGGCGTTGTTGAAAACAACACTCCTCAGAAGAACCAAAG GTACGATAATGGATGGAGAACCAATCCTCTCTTTACCTCCCAAGTCTACTGAGTTGAGAAAAGTGGAGTTGAGTAAAGAAGAAGTTGATTTCTACAAGGCCTTAGAGAAGGAGACAGGGGGATTCTATAAG GAAAAAGAATCAGCTGGGATGGTGAACAAAGATTTTAAAGAAGTTTTGGCCAGGCTGATGCGTCTTCGTCAAGCTTGCAATCATCCTCTTCTCGTATCCTCCAGTCTCCCAAGTACATCCTCCTCAGCTCAAATTGCAAAGAAACTTCCATTCGGTTCCTCCAAGCTGAAGGCTACACTAGAGATACTATCAGAGAGCTTGATTCAGAAAGGAGTTAAGGCTCTGGTTTTTACACAGTGGACAAAGATGCTAGACCTTCTTGAAGATAGTCTCAAAGAATCATCCTTTCAGTACCGAAGATTCGATGGGAAAATGTCCATGGAAGCAAGACATAAGTCTATTGAAGAGTTTAAGAATCTCCCGGAG GTTAATGTGATGATCATGTCTTTGAAGGCGGCTTGTGTCGGGTTAAACCTTGTGGCTGCTTCACTGGTACTTATCATGGACCCATGGTGGAACCCGACCACTGAGGATCAAGCGATTGATCGGGTTCATCGTATCGGTCAGACAAGACCCGTTAGAGTGGTGCGTCTCTTGGTAAGCAATTCCGTAGAAGATCGTTTGCTAAAGCTTCAG gaaaagaagaaaaaaatggtaGCATGTGCCTTTGGAAAATGTGACCAGAGATTCTCTCTTGAGGACTGGGAGCATCTCCTAGTAGTTGATTAG
- the LOC103843255 gene encoding protein POOR HOMOLOGOUS SYNAPSIS 1 isoform X2 yields MAGSLTASVHRGNAEASETSRWLISFARFIPFPSSPSPYPGLVPLGKRERSSSPIGTWLSTSFSKVYLTLVDEVNGSDAILSVELASKILEEHYISKLNFSWPHMTCVSGFPSRGSRAILVSYMDSENEIQKFALRFSTCDAAVTFVAALKEKLKGFEEAGIQEPERDTSFQSDYNPGNEIIPSYVPEMLPRLECQQSLYPRESAIVMQPRLEYQSGQTLYPPQCATVEQPTMVKHLGSYVPEMQPRLEYQTCHTFYAPQIATVEEPNMVKHIGSYVPEMQTRLEYQAGQTLYPPQSTLSQIPIDPFINLPPSFTTLLSGCFPNSSLDAGQTTVKQDPDLKSQILKHMEDSSFQDMLQKVERIMEEIGGNWIL; encoded by the exons ATGGCGGGATCCCTAACTGCATCAGTCCACCGCGGAAACGCGGAGGCGTCAGAAACTTCCCGATGGCTAATCAGCTTCGCTCGGTTCATTCCGTTTCCCTCTTCTCCATCTCCGTATCCAGGACTCGTTCCTCTCGGGAAGAGAGAGCGGAGCTCGTCCCCCATAGGGACGTGGCTGTCGACGTCCTTCTCGAAGGTGTATCTCACTCTGGTGGACGAAGTAAACGGATCCGATGCGATTCTCTCCGTCGAACTCGCCAGCAAAATCCTC GAAGAACACTACATTTCGAAGCTGAACTTCTCGTGGCCTCACATGACGTGCGTTTCTGGGTTCCCATCTCGTGGCAGCCGAGCGATTCTCGTTAGCTACATGGATTCTGAAAACGAG ATCCAAAAGTTCGCTTTAAGATTCTCCACATGTGATGCAGCTGTGACCTTTGTAGCAGCGCTTAAG GAGAAACTCAAGGGCTTTGAGGAAGCTGGGATCCAGGAACCTGAGCGCGATACTAGTTTCCAGTCAGATTACAACCCTGGAAACGAGATTATCCCCAG TTATGTTCCTGAAATGCTACCAAGGCTCGAGTGTCAACAATCCTTATACCCACGAGAATCCGCCATTGTG ATGCAACCAAGGCTTGAGTATCAATCTGGTCAAACCTTGTACCCACCACAGTGCGCCACTGTAGAACAGCCAACCATGGTTAAGCATCTTGGTAGCTATGTTCCTGAAATGCAACCAAGGCTTGAGTATCAAACTTGTCACACCTTCTATGCACCACAAATCGCCACTGTGGAGGAGCCAAACATGGTTAAACATATTGGTAGCTATGTCCCTGAAATGCAAACAAGGCTCGAGTATCAAGCTGGACAAACCTTATACCCACCACAATCCACCCTTAGTCAAATCCCTATCGATCCTTTCATTAACCTCCCTCCGAGTTTCACCACCTTACTCTCTGGCTGCTTCCCCAACTCCTCTCTAG ATGCAGGCCAAACAACTGTAAAGCAGGATCCTGATCTCAAGTCACAGATACTG AAGCACATGGAAGATTCTTCATTTCAAG ATATGCTGCAGAAAGTTGAGAGAATTATGGAAGAAATAGGAGGTAACTGGATTCTCTGA
- the LOC103843255 gene encoding protein POOR HOMOLOGOUS SYNAPSIS 1 isoform X1 yields MAGSLTASVHRGNAEASETSRWLISFARFIPFPSSPSPYPGLVPLGKRERSSSPIGTWLSTSFSKVYLTLVDEVNGSDAILSVELASKILEEHYISKLNFSWPHMTCVSGFPSRGSRAILVSYMDSENEIQKFALRFSTCDAAVTFVAALKEKLKGFEEAGIQEPERDTSFQSDYNPGNEIIPSYVPEMLPRLECQQSLYPRESAIVGEPNMVKHLGSYVPEMQPRLEYQSGQTLYPPQCATVEQPTMVKHLGSYVPEMQPRLEYQTCHTFYAPQIATVEEPNMVKHIGSYVPEMQTRLEYQAGQTLYPPQSTLSQIPIDPFINLPPSFTTLLSGCFPNSSLDAGQTTVKQDPDLKSQILKHMEDSSFQDMLQKVERIMEEIGGNWIL; encoded by the exons ATGGCGGGATCCCTAACTGCATCAGTCCACCGCGGAAACGCGGAGGCGTCAGAAACTTCCCGATGGCTAATCAGCTTCGCTCGGTTCATTCCGTTTCCCTCTTCTCCATCTCCGTATCCAGGACTCGTTCCTCTCGGGAAGAGAGAGCGGAGCTCGTCCCCCATAGGGACGTGGCTGTCGACGTCCTTCTCGAAGGTGTATCTCACTCTGGTGGACGAAGTAAACGGATCCGATGCGATTCTCTCCGTCGAACTCGCCAGCAAAATCCTC GAAGAACACTACATTTCGAAGCTGAACTTCTCGTGGCCTCACATGACGTGCGTTTCTGGGTTCCCATCTCGTGGCAGCCGAGCGATTCTCGTTAGCTACATGGATTCTGAAAACGAG ATCCAAAAGTTCGCTTTAAGATTCTCCACATGTGATGCAGCTGTGACCTTTGTAGCAGCGCTTAAG GAGAAACTCAAGGGCTTTGAGGAAGCTGGGATCCAGGAACCTGAGCGCGATACTAGTTTCCAGTCAGATTACAACCCTGGAAACGAGATTATCCCCAG TTATGTTCCTGAAATGCTACCAAGGCTCGAGTGTCAACAATCCTTATACCCACGAGAATCCGCCATTGTGGGGGAGCCAAACATGGTTAAACATCTTGGTAGCTATGTTCCTGAAATGCAACCAAGGCTTGAGTATCAATCTGGTCAAACCTTGTACCCACCACAGTGCGCCACTGTAGAACAGCCAACCATGGTTAAGCATCTTGGTAGCTATGTTCCTGAAATGCAACCAAGGCTTGAGTATCAAACTTGTCACACCTTCTATGCACCACAAATCGCCACTGTGGAGGAGCCAAACATGGTTAAACATATTGGTAGCTATGTCCCTGAAATGCAAACAAGGCTCGAGTATCAAGCTGGACAAACCTTATACCCACCACAATCCACCCTTAGTCAAATCCCTATCGATCCTTTCATTAACCTCCCTCCGAGTTTCACCACCTTACTCTCTGGCTGCTTCCCCAACTCCTCTCTAG ATGCAGGCCAAACAACTGTAAAGCAGGATCCTGATCTCAAGTCACAGATACTG AAGCACATGGAAGATTCTTCATTTCAAG ATATGCTGCAGAAAGTTGAGAGAATTATGGAAGAAATAGGAGGTAACTGGATTCTCTGA
- the LOC103843255 gene encoding protein POOR HOMOLOGOUS SYNAPSIS 1 isoform X3 — MAGSLTASVHRGNAEASETSRWLISFARFIPFPSSPSPYPGLVPLGKRERSSSPIGTWLSTSFSKVYLTLVDEVNGSDAILSVELASKILEEHYISKLNFSWPHMTCVSGFPSRGSRAILVSYMDSENEIQKFALRFSTCDAAVTFVAALKEKLKGFEEAGIQEPERDTSFQSDYNPGNEIIPSYVPEMLPRLECQQSLYPRESAIVMQPRLEYQTCHTFYAPQIATVEEPNMVKHIGSYVPEMQTRLEYQAGQTLYPPQSTLSQIPIDPFINLPPSFTTLLSGCFPNSSLDAGQTTVKQDPDLKSQILKHMEDSSFQDMLQKVERIMEEIGGNWIL, encoded by the exons ATGGCGGGATCCCTAACTGCATCAGTCCACCGCGGAAACGCGGAGGCGTCAGAAACTTCCCGATGGCTAATCAGCTTCGCTCGGTTCATTCCGTTTCCCTCTTCTCCATCTCCGTATCCAGGACTCGTTCCTCTCGGGAAGAGAGAGCGGAGCTCGTCCCCCATAGGGACGTGGCTGTCGACGTCCTTCTCGAAGGTGTATCTCACTCTGGTGGACGAAGTAAACGGATCCGATGCGATTCTCTCCGTCGAACTCGCCAGCAAAATCCTC GAAGAACACTACATTTCGAAGCTGAACTTCTCGTGGCCTCACATGACGTGCGTTTCTGGGTTCCCATCTCGTGGCAGCCGAGCGATTCTCGTTAGCTACATGGATTCTGAAAACGAG ATCCAAAAGTTCGCTTTAAGATTCTCCACATGTGATGCAGCTGTGACCTTTGTAGCAGCGCTTAAG GAGAAACTCAAGGGCTTTGAGGAAGCTGGGATCCAGGAACCTGAGCGCGATACTAGTTTCCAGTCAGATTACAACCCTGGAAACGAGATTATCCCCAG TTATGTTCCTGAAATGCTACCAAGGCTCGAGTGTCAACAATCCTTATACCCACGAGAATCCGCCATTGTG ATGCAACCAAGGCTTGAGTATCAAACTTGTCACACCTTCTATGCACCACAAATCGCCACTGTGGAGGAGCCAAACATGGTTAAACATATTGGTAGCTATGTCCCTGAAATGCAAACAAGGCTCGAGTATCAAGCTGGACAAACCTTATACCCACCACAATCCACCCTTAGTCAAATCCCTATCGATCCTTTCATTAACCTCCCTCCGAGTTTCACCACCTTACTCTCTGGCTGCTTCCCCAACTCCTCTCTAG ATGCAGGCCAAACAACTGTAAAGCAGGATCCTGATCTCAAGTCACAGATACTG AAGCACATGGAAGATTCTTCATTTCAAG ATATGCTGCAGAAAGTTGAGAGAATTATGGAAGAAATAGGAGGTAACTGGATTCTCTGA
- the LOC103843256 gene encoding ESF1 homolog has product MFSNFLESLYDGIGDDEADDDDDENNPKTPTERHVPERNADRLPPMSPEEEAQARGVKDDLSELSHTLTRKFRGVANFLAPLPERSSSDLSNPRLSQSRFSDPELNQSSSPDPRLNRSSSSDPRLDQSSSFDPRLNQPPSSSDRPESRVGDDTNETRETEIRAKSWGSGTMEDKRLEDLRDDPEEEEEEEETDEEEEEEEEEEMDAVALTDEVLAFARNIAMHPETWLDFPLDPDEDLDDLEMSDAQRGHALAIERLAPRLAALRIELCPCHMTVGYFWKVYFVLLLSRLNKHDAELLSSPQVMEARALWMKELQSQNSSTKTGYGDILKEEEVTPSTSSYYNHAPPEFLSPRIYAFEPPSIMYRDFETTDRGSGSENAEFIDKAVIEEKPIQKSATISATPNEDEDDDDDWPEEEDDAHDWAPMFTGNEDDVSFSDLEGDDDISSLALKSKTTSQKGT; this is encoded by the exons ATGTTTTCGAATTTCCTCGAAAGCTTATACGATGGCATCGGAGACGATGAAgccgacgacgacgacgacgagaACAACCCCAAAACTCCAACGGAGAGACACGTCCCCGAGAGAAACGCCGATCGTTTGCCTCCGATGTCACCGGAAGAGGAGGCTCAAGCGCGCGGCGTGAAAGACGACCTGTCGGAACTCAGCCATACCCTCACGCGTAAATTTCGAGGCGTCGCTAACTTTCTCGCTCCGTTACCGGAGAGATCTTCCTCCGATCTGTCGAATCCCAGGTTGAGCCAATCGCGTTTTTCAGATCCCGAGTTGAATCAATCGTCGTCTCCCGATCCCAGGCTGAATCGATCGTCGTCTTCCGATCCCAGGCTGGATCAATCCTCGTCTTTCGATCCCAGGCTGAATCAACCGCCGTCTTCTTCAGATCGGCCTGAATCGCGTGTCGGAGATGATACGAATGAAACGCGAGAGACAGAGATTAGAGCTAAGAGCTGGGGTTCGGGTACTATGGAAGATAAAAGGTTAGAAGATTTACGCGATGATccggaggaggaagaagaagaagaggaaacggatgaagaagaggaggaggaagaggaagaagagatggatGCGGTGGCTCTTACGGACGAAGTGCTAGCATTTGCGAGGAACATAGCAATGCATCCAGAAACTTGGTTAGACTTCCCTCTCGACCCCGACGAAGATCTTGATG ATTTGGAAATGTCTGATGCACAAAGAGGTCATGCTTTAGCTATAGAACGTCTTGCTCCAAGGTTAGCTGCATTAAGAATAGAACTCTGTCCCTGCCATATGACTGTTGGTTACTTCTGGAAAGTCTATTTCGTTCTTCTCCTTTCACGGCTCAATAAACACGATGCTGAGCTTTTGTCTTCGCCACAG GTTATGGAAGCAAGAGCATTGTGGATGAAAGAGCTTCAGAGTCAAAACAGTTCCACAAAAACAGGTTATGGAGATATTCTTAAGGAGGAGGAGGTTACACCATCAACTTCGAGTTACTACAACCATGCTCCTCCTGAGTTTTTGTCTCCAAGAATATATGCCTTTGAACCTCCTTCAATCATGTATCGCGATTTCGAAACAACAGATCGCGGGTCTGGTTCTGAGAATGCGGAGTTCATTGATAAAGCTGTTATCGAGGAAAAACCAATTCAAAAGAGCGCAACCATAAGCGCGACACccaatgaagatgaagatgatgatgatgattggcCGGAAGAGGAAGATGATGCTCATGATTGGGCTCCAATGTTCACAGGGAATGAGGACGATGTTTCTTTCAGTGATCTCGAAGGAGACGATGATATAAGTAGCTTAGCACTCAAGTCTAAGACTACCTCCCAAAAAGGAACATGA
- the LOC103834326 gene encoding protein FAR1-RELATED SEQUENCE 5-like translates to MASPITIICFDYGGSYIKDGGERRWISGEDEIHTLVMKTAVEEITYSELVESICRKIKANGDGMVKISYFPMVLYSNKPSYIWCDEDVLGYLMQVNHDKCRSVLHVEISSDMDDTYGGMSLLGDDDETDDSYVGLSDEDDDETDDSYVGLSDGTEEDDTEQDGTDQDHEMDGVVALYTPEQHEDIEMHENLEHGYEGTEVRVEEEAGGEEVEAARAEVEAARAGVAAARGGVEATTAVEEEWDDGLDLVKGQEFRTKVAMQVLVQRGAHKNGFEYETLKSDTVRFVAKCRGAKEGCKWYLRVVKLKNSDLWTVRTYNKSHTCSVVTTSTLRNRRRGTPHVVASVLSEEYPGRYDTPTPADLISMVTHKVGVDVSYATAWRGKRMAANEVRGTPEESFSMIHSYMYMLKLKNPDSVSYVEVDAAKRFKYLFFAFGASIEGFAAMRKVIIVDGTHLKHVYGGVLLVATAQDPDRHHYPIAFGVVDGEKDESWMWFMNKLRSVIADEGELVFLSDRNASLIKSIREVFPMAAHGYCIWHLSQNVKGHVFNNRDACASKFTECAHAYTVAEFDDLYDAFSRRYPSAAAYLEKSVEVRKWARCYFEGDRYNVNTTNAAESINGVLREARKFFMLPMIDVIIKKMTEWFNKHRKKAAEIPVTKKLVPTVEKELSKRCLEARCLDVVEINSFHLEYNVNGSDGKIYTVDLARKMCTCRCFDLDKIPCVHAAAAAKFLSVGRDLHLQEFCSKYYLVELWALAYCRTIYPVPHMSEWVIPDEIRALKVLPPVYEKKKGPTQKQRFPSAGESRGRRRGRGRGRGRGRGRRGGRLHEYFECGSTSSPTE, encoded by the coding sequence ATGGCCTCACCTATTACAATCATATGTTTTGATTACGGAGGAAGTTACATCAAAGATGGGGGTGAGAGAAGATGGATCTCGGGAGAAGATGAAATTCACACTCTAGTGATGAAGACAGCTGTGGAAGAGATTACGTATTCTGAATTGGTTGAAAGTATATGCAGAAAGATTAAGGCAAATGGAGATGGGATGGTGAAGATTAGTTACTTTCCAATGGTATTGTATTCGAACAAGCCATCATATATTTGGTGTGATGAAGACGTTTTGGGTTATCTCATGCAAGTAAATCATGATAAATGTAGAAGTGTTTTACATGTGGAGATCAGCAGCGACATGGATGATACATATGGTGGTATGTCACTTTTAGGAGATGATGATGAGACTGATGATAGCTATGTTGGTCTTtctgatgaagatgatgatgaaactGATGATAGTTATGTTGGTCTTTCTGATGGGACCGAGGAAGATGACACTGAGCAAGATGGAACTGATCAGGATCATGAGATGGATGGTGTGGTCGCGCTTTACACACCCGAACAACATGAAGACATTGAGATGCATGAGAATTTAGAGCATGGGTATGAAGGAACAGAAGTaagagtggaagaagaagctgGAGGAGAGGAAGTTGAAGCTGCAAGAGCGGAAGTTGAAGCTGCAAGAGCCGGAGTTGCAGCTGCAAGAGGAGGAGTTGAAGCCACGACTGCAGTAGAAGAAGAATGGGATGATGGTCTCGATTTGGTTAAGGGTCAAGAATTCAGAACTAAGGTAGCCATGCAAGTTCTAGTTCAGAGGGGTGCGCATAAGAATGGTTTTGAGTATGAAACATTGAAGTCCGATACTGTGAGATTTGTGGCAAAATGTCGAGGAGCCAAAGAAGGTTGCAAGTGGTATTTGCGTGTAGTAAAGCTTAAGAATTCAGATCTTTGGACGGTTAGAACTTACAACAAGTCTCATACATGCTCAGTAGTAACTACAAGTACCCTTAGAAACAGAAGAAGAGGCACACCACATGTTGTCGCATCTGTTTTGAGTGAAGAATATCCCGGtagatatgacacaccaacacCAGCTGATCTGATCAGTATGGTTACCCACAAGGTTGGTGTTGATGTGTCGTATGCCACAGCATGGAGAGGAAAAAGGATGGCTGCTAATGAAGTCCGAGGTACTCCGGAAGAGAGTTTTTCTATGATACACTCCTACATGTACATGCTTAAGTTGAAGAATCCTGACTCAGTAAGTTATGTTGAAGTGGATGCGGCAAAAAGATTTAAGTATCTATTTTTCGCATTTGGAGCTTCCATAGAAGGATTCGCAGCGATGAGGAAAGTTATCATTGTGGATGGAACACATCTAAAGCATGTTTATGGTGGAGTTCTGCTTGTTGCGACGGCTCAAGATCCGGATCGTCACCACTACCCTATCGcatttggtgtagttgatggTGAGAAAGACGAAAGCTGGATGTGGTTTATGAATAAGTTGAGGTCAGTGATAGCAGATGAAGGCGAATTGGTGTTTCTTTCGGATAGAAATGCGAGCTTGATCAAGTCAATACGTGAGGTGTTCCCAATGGCTGCACATGGGTATTGTATCTGGCATTTGTCTCAAAATGTCAAAGGACATGTTTTCAACAACAGAGACGCTTGCGCAAGCAAGTTTACAGAGTGTGCACATGCTTATACAGTGGCTGAGTTCGATGATCTCTACGATGCCTTTTCCAGAAGGTATCCTTCTGCTGCGGCGTATCTGGAGAAAAGTGTTGAAGTGAGAAAATGGGCAAGATGTTACTTTGAAGGAGACAGATACAATGTTAACACAACTAATGCAGCAGAATCCATTAATGGTGTTCTTCGGGAAGCGAGGAAATTCTTCATGCTACCGATGATTGATGTTATCATCAAGAAAATGACTGAATGGTTTAACAAACATAGGAAGAAGGCAGCTGAAATACCAGTCACAAAGAAGCTTGTGCCAACAGTGGAAAAGGAGTTGTCAAAAAGATGTTTGGAAGCGAGGTGTTTAGATGTTGTTGAGATAAACAGCTTCCACCTTGAGTACAATGTCAATGGTAGTGACGGAAAGATTTATACGGTTGATTTGGCAAGAAAAATGTGCACCTGCAGGTGTTTTGATCTAGACAAAATCCCATGTGTTcatgctgctgctgctgccaaGTTCTTGAGCGTAGGAAGAGATCTTCATCTACAAGAGTTTTGTTCAAAATACTATTTGGTGGAGTTGTGGGCATTGGCATACTGTAGGACGATTTATCCAGTTCCTCATATGTCTGAATGGGTCATACCTGATGAGATTCGAGCACTTAAAGTTCTTCCCCCGGTATACGAAAAAAAGAAAGGACCCACTCAAAAGCAAAGGTTTCCATCAGCCGGAGAATCTCGTGGACGAAGAAGAGGACGCGGAAGGGGAAGAGGCAGGGGCAGGGGAAGGAGAGGCGGACGTTTGCATGAGTATTTTGAATGTGGAAGTACTTCTTCCCCCACTGAGTAA